A segment of the Terriglobia bacterium genome:
TTCGCCACGGCCGCGGTGAGGGTTTCGCGCACATCTATGAGCTGACGCTGCGTTCCTTCCAGTTCTTTCCTGGTGTTGGCCAGATCGGTCTTGACCGTTCCGACATCGGTTTTTACGGTACCTACGTCGCTCTTTACCCCGCCGACTTCGGAGCTGACCTGGCCGATCTTGGAATCCGCCTCGCTCTTGACCGCTTGCAGTTCGGCGGCATCTGCCTTGGAAGACAGGGCCTGGTTCAGCTCGGCCTTGGTCTTTTGGCCCTCGAGCTGAATCTGTTGGGCTGTTTTCTTAATCTCCGCTTTCGTGGAACCTACGGCTGCCTTTGTCTGGGAGATTTCGCCTTTGAGAGTCGAGATCCTGGCTTCGCCTGTCTTGTCCAAAATGCGGATCTGTTCGGCGATCTGTGCCAGCTCGGCACGGTTGGCCTGTTGAAATCGGTAGCTGTCGTAAAGCAGGAAGCCTACGGCGATCAGCAGTACGAAAAGCAGAGCGGTCTTGATCCCCTCGGGAATCAAAGGTGGGTTCTTTTTTGACCCATAAGGCGGCGCATCACTCATAGCGTACCTCCAGAATCATTCCAATGATCCGGCCGGAAGGTGCCATGGTCCAACTTCCTGGCCGGCTTCAAGTTAATATGATAGGCCGTAGGGAGCCTAAGTTCAATGGGACCCAACTGAAGGCGGCTCATTTCCTCCCATGTTGATAGGGGCTATCCCCCGTTGGCTTTAAAAGCGCCTGTTCTGGTAAACTTCTCGGCAGAGCAGCCCTCAGAGTTGCGTGAATTTTTCTGCCGTTTGGGAAGTCTTTGCAGTTTGATTTTGATGATGCTGCGGAGGTGGGGATGAAAGATGCATGGCTGACATCTCTTCGTGGACCTGTCCTGTCGTTAATGAGGCTTGTCCTGGGATTTACCTTCATGGCGCATGGGCTCCAAAAAACGCTGGGTTTGCTGGGTGGGAAGCCGGTCCCGCCTCTGAGTTTGGCGGGAGTAGCCGGCTACATCGAGCTGGCTGGGGGCATTCTGATCATGCTCGGCCTTTTTACCCGGCCTGTGGCGTTTGTGCTGTCGGGCCACATGGCGGTCGCGTATTTCATGCAGCACGCGCCCCAGGGTTTCTGGCCGATCATGAATCACGGTGAGCTGGCGGTGGTATACTGCTTCGTCTTTCTCTATCTGGCTTTCGGTGGCGGCGGGCCCTGGAGCCTGGACAGAGTCTTCCGCAAGGGTGGAAAGAGTTGACCGGAGCCCTGAACATTCTTCTGATCCGCCCCAAGTCTGTGTACGCCGACGTGGTGGCCGGCATCCCCATCGGACTGGCGCTTCTGGGGGCGATTGCCGAGGGTAAAGGACACCGGGTCCGTATCCTGGACGTCGGTTTGGAAGGGAATCCCGAGGAATCCCTGAATCAGGCTTTCGCATCCCAGCGTTATGATGTCGCCGGTCTGAGTTGCATGTCGGTCGAGTTTTTAGGCGGCCTGGAAACCGCGCAGGCCATCCGGCGGCTCTCGCCCGCGACGCACATCATTTTCGGAGGGCAACATCCCACCATCATGCCGGAGGTGGCGATGAAGGCGGATTGCCTGGACTCAATCTGCCTGGGAGAGGGAGAGGACGTCTGGTCTGACTTTCTCGAACGGATGTCTGCGCGGCAGGAACTGGAGGGCGTGAAGGGGCTCTGGTTTCGACGCAATGGGGAAGTGGTGCGCAACCCGAGGCGCGACAGCTATGTAGATATCGATGGCGTACCGATGCCGGCCTACCATCTGCTCGACATCGAGCGCTATTTCGACATCGATTTCGTGCGTTTCCCCACCGTCGACAGGCGTGCGATTCAGATCTTTACCAGCCGGGGCTGTCCTTACCGGTGCATTTATTGTCACGACCTGTTCGGTAAGAAGTTTCGCGGGCGGCAGCCGGAACTGGTCTGGGAAGAGATCAAGTTCCTGTTCGACAAGTACGGCATCCGCGAGTTCATGATTGAGGATGACATCTTCAACATGGACCTCGAGAGGGCCAAGCGCATCTGCGACCTGGTGATTGCAGCCGGCCTCAAGCTCGGATTTCAGTTCGGCAACGGCGTGCGCCTGGAGCGCTTTGATGAGGAGTTGATGAGGAAACTGGCTCAGGCGGGTACCCATCACATGGCTATTGCCATTGAATCCGCCAACGACCGCATTCAGAAACTGATCCGCAAGAACCTG
Coding sequences within it:
- a CDS encoding DoxX family protein, whose translation is MKDAWLTSLRGPVLSLMRLVLGFTFMAHGLQKTLGLLGGKPVPPLSLAGVAGYIELAGGILIMLGLFTRPVAFVLSGHMAVAYFMQHAPQGFWPIMNHGELAVVYCFVFLYLAFGGGGPWSLDRVFRKGGKS
- a CDS encoding B12-binding domain-containing radical SAM protein, whose amino-acid sequence is MTGALNILLIRPKSVYADVVAGIPIGLALLGAIAEGKGHRVRILDVGLEGNPEESLNQAFASQRYDVAGLSCMSVEFLGGLETAQAIRRLSPATHIIFGGQHPTIMPEVAMKADCLDSICLGEGEDVWSDFLERMSARQELEGVKGLWFRRNGEVVRNPRRDSYVDIDGVPMPAYHLLDIERYFDIDFVRFPTVDRRAIQIFTSRGCPYRCIYCHDLFGKKFRGRQPELVWEEIKFLFDKYGIREFMIEDDIFNMDLERAKRICDLVIAAGLKLGFQFGNGVRLERFDEELMRKLAQAGTHHMAIAIESANDRIQKLIRKNLKLARLNDVLGWARRYSIETLGFFMIGFPGETVAEINQTIQYACKSHFDEALFSIATPYAGTELNELVRATGSFEGGNDVHDEWEGVVKVKSEEWDHRKLRQLQRKAYFMFFLTRWRFARILAKMRSPKMFRRYWAAFARNFVPFFQSQRSRVN